CTGGACCAGAGGCCCCAGGACCTCAGACGCCCCAGTCCTGAGCTTTCCTTCTGTGTAACGGGATCTCAACGGAGCGCGTGTGGGCAGCTCTGCAGCACCGACGTGCGGCCAGGTGCAGGTGAGGGGTGCGGGGGATGTGTCTGCAAAGGACGAACAAGACGCCCCACGGCTGACGTCCAGCCACGCAGCACAGGGGCAACGGCGCCCGCGGGCCTCTGCGGGGAGCGCCCAGCCCACCCCCGGGCTCCAGCGCTGGTTCTCTGAGGAGCTGGCACAGAGGGCCGAGCCTGAGGACCCCTGCCTGCCGCTGCCCCCAGACCCACCCCCTGCCGCCTGTCCTCCCATGAAGGGTGGAAAAGAGCCGCCCAGAACCCAGCCTCAGGGGCCAGTCAAGCAGCCAGGTTATCCTCCACAGAGGGGGCAACGCACCCCCGCAGCACCACAGGCACCAACCCCCTCCGCGGCCTGCCCTGCTGCAGGTCATCTGTCAGCTGGGTCCCCTCCCTGCTGAAAGGGAGCGGGACACAGCGCACTGGGCCCGAGCACCCGTTTCTCCTCGGAGGTGAAGTGCGTCTCCATCAGGAGCGTTTCAGCTCTCAACCTGTATCAGGCTGCTTCTCAGGCCTCCCGTAGGGGAGCCCAGAGTCAGGGCCTGGACCCACCATGACTCGGAGCCCCTCCTGCTGCATCTCGGAGGTCAGACAGCTGCGCCTCGCACAGACGGGCAATTCAATGGCAGCGCTGGGGACAGAAGAGcggctgcccctccccacccaccggGTGGGAGTCCATCCAAGCTAACGGTGGACGGAGACGGCTACTTGGGATGAGTTCATGTCAAAACTGAACCGCCCAACAAATGAAGGCGTTCAAAGGTGGGTTCTACTCACAGCCTGTAGGGAGAGTTCACGCAGAGTGCAGGGAGGCAAAGTCTGCAACCCCGGACCCAGCTTGAGCTCTGACAAGTGGAAGCCAGGTGTCGGCCGTGCGGGGGGCTCCCCGGGCAAGCGGCCCATCCATTGCTGGCTCACGTCCACCTGCTCCCAGACTGGCATCCACAGTAGCACCTGGCCCTGAACCTGCACCCACGCCAGCCTGTGCGCTCCTCCAACATCCATGCTGGCCCTGGAGCAGAGTCCCACCGGCAGAGCCCGCTTCCTAAACCCGCCGGGCACACCCGGCATCAGTGTGGACCTACCTCTCTCAGGTAGCTCCGGATCCGGCTCTCACAGCTGTATCTCAGGTAGCCAGACTTGTTCCTAAACCGGGACTCCAAACCTGCCGGAAGGAGAGACAAGACGCCTGGAGCCCAGGGCCCGTGCTCTCCCAGGAGGGGCGGAAGGCGAGGGCCATTTTGCTCGGCTCCATCTAGAAACGTTCTAATGGGCACCTGCACGCTATCCCTGGATTTTGTGCATTTGTGGAGAAGTCTGGCCACCAGCACGGAGCGTCTCAAAGGCCACCGAGGGGCTTCTGCCCGGTGGCACCTCCAAACCCCTTTCCCAAGAGGGCTGCAGTCGCTCGGGGCTCCCTTCACCTGGCTTGAGAGGCCAGTCGAAAAGGTGGGAGCAGCCcaggtgaatggatgaagaagatgtggtcctCCCAGGTGATGGGATATCACGCAGCCTCAAAGAGGAAGGGAATCCTGACACCTGCTTCCACAGGGACGAACCACGAAGACATCAGACGCTGAGCGAAGTCAGCCAGACGCCTGACCCGACTCGTGCGAGGCGCCTGGAGGAGTCAGAATCacaggggcaggaaggaggctggggccggggctgggcaggggcgggGAGTGACGTTCAGTGGGGGCAgagcttcagtttgggaagataaaaaCGTCTGAGAACAGATGGCGGGGATGCTGTACAACGGGAATATAGTTAACGCCAGCGAACTACGTGCCTGAAAACGGTAAAGACGGTCCGTTTTATCTCATGCCTACTCGACCacaattgaaaattaaataaaaatacaacggCCAGTCCCAGGGCTGCCTGGCCCCCGGCCCCGCGCTTGGGGAGCCCCTGGGCCTGGGAACTGACACAGACCCCACGTCCCAGCAAGCTGGCCCGGAGGAAGCCCTCCCCGCCCGCTCCCTCCAGGCCCGAATCCATGAGGCACCTTCGAACCACGGCGCGTCCTCGGCCCTGGTCTCGGCCGCGATGTTCTCGCTGACGGTGCCCAGCAGGTCGGCCAGGAGCTTCTGCCGCAGCGGGGCCCGCTCGTCCGAGAGCAGCTGCCGGGCGGCCTGGATGAGCTCCGCGTGCGGCTCCTGGAACACGCTCAGCAAGCGGCGGATGTCACTCGCGTCTGCCAGCGAAGGGAACAGAGGGGCCGCCGGGCCTTGGAGCACTGCCTCGGGGAGACCACCTCCTCCCCCGGGACCGGCCAGACCCCGGCCCCGACAGTCACCAGCCCAGGGTTCCGGGCCTTGGGCCTGGCTGCCCGCGTCCGGCTGGTGTGAGGACAGACAGGGAGGACACGGGACGCGGTTTGGAAAACGAAAGCCACCCAAGCGAGTTGCCGCCCTTCCCCTCAGCCTTCCTTCCTCCAAGTGCAATCACCTCGTCTTGGGACCTCCCTCGAGACCTCTCACACTCCAGCTTCGTCCCTTCACTGTCCTGCCGGCTCCCGGGGCCTTTCCGCTCACGCCCAAAAGCAGCAAGCCCTCCGAGCAGGCACTCGGGAGCGAGGGCTTCCCAGCGTCCTACAGACAGAAGTCCAGACGCATGCGAGGAACAGGCCCCACGGTCCCGAGGGTCATTCCAGGGATATGGGGCCACTCGGGGTCCAAACATCAATGAGTGTGATGCACCGTCAACAGGCTAACCAAGAAAAGTCACACGATCACAGCAGCTGGcgcagaaagacagagaaaacctTCCAGACCTAGAGCTTCGTGAAACGGTCTCAGACTGAACACCAGAGCCATACgcgtagaaagagaaaaagggacaagtcggatttcatcaaaattaaaaattttactccATGAAAGACGCGGTTAAGAGAACGAAAAGACAAgctgcaggggctgcaggggcttccttggtggcgcaggggttgagagtccgcctgccgatgcaggggacaggggttcgagccccggtccgggaagatcccacatgccgcggagcggttgggcccgtgcaccacaactacagagcccgcgctctagagcccgccagccacaactactgagccccagtgccgcaactactgaagcccgtgctcctcaacgagaagccaccgcaaggagaagcccgcgcactgcaacgaagagtagcccccgctcgtcacaactagagaaagcccgcgtgcagcaacgaagacccaacgcagccaaaaaaaataaattaaataaataaatttattttttttaaatcacatatacTCTTTggctcagcaattctactcctaggaatCTTTCTcacagagtggcagggacatatacacactatcaaatgtaaaatagatagctagtgggaagctgctgcatagcacagggagatcacctctgtgctttgtgaccacctagaggggtgggatagggagggtgggagagagggtgatgcaagagggaagagatatgggaacatatgtatatgtataactgattcagtttgttgtaaaggaaaaactaacacactattgtaaaacaattatactccaataaagatgttaaaaaaaaaaaaagaaagaaatgcataaTAGTCAtaataacatatttataaaaaaaaaaaaagacaagctgcagactgggagaaaatatcagtGTTAACCACACATCTGACAAAGACTCATCGGGAATGTATTAGGAAAAAACTCACAAGACTCAACCGTAAAAAACATCCCATTAGACAACGGACAAAAGACATTTCACGAGAAGGTTTACAGATGGTAAATCAGCCCAGGAGAAGATAGTCAACACCATCCgttgggagggaaatgcaagtccAGACACCATCgcacacccaccagaatggctaaaattaaaagagcgacAATGCCAAGAGCTGGAGAGGCCGTTCTCGTCCCTGCTGTGGAGATAAGATGGGACCGCAGCTCTGGAAAGCAGCACgcagttccttttcttttcttttctttttaaacaactttatcgAGACTTCATTCTCTAGAAGTACAAGGAGGAAGGATGCCTGCCACTAGGAACGCACAGCAGATGTGTCACCACTGCTGACAGCAGAGTCCCAACTGAGGGGCGAGGCCACACCTGCACTGCTCTCgggcttctctctctgcccttttGGCAGAGGAGATAGGACGACCTCGGTCCTCAGAGCTCCACTTCCCTCCCCAGGTACCAGAAACATCTCCTGAAATGGAAGCCCCTCTGCACAAGGGCCAGACGACCCTCCCAGGGGAAGGGCACACACCTGGCCACCGGCCTATGGCTCCAGAGTAGCACTTGTCATCCGGCACAGACCCCCCTAAAGAACCAACTCCAAAAGCACCTGCTCCAATAAGGCAGCCCCGACAGGAGCCTAAGGACGGTGTGTCCGCAAACCCGACAGAGACCAGACACTGAGCACAGCATCAGCCACCAGCCCATCCCTTAGAAAGGTGATAAAAGAAGTGTTTACATATTGAGATACAGGGACGTTGTTCTGGCTTCTACATGAGTTAACTTGAATCTGATGCTAACTAAAACAGCATTTTTGTGGCTGATCAAACATACACCGcacatctgctttaattattaaagaaaagggcgcattgaccagaagtaaagaacatccacgttaaaaataaaaattaaatgcccCTCTTCCTGGGACACCAATGCTGGTAACTCCTTCGATCATAAGGCTCCCTCCCAGGTGCCAAGCCCATGCTGACTCGCTGCGTACCTGCTGGTCTGGTTCTTTTGAAACCTCGGAGAAATGCATTGATTGGTTATTGATTATTTTCCTCAACAAAGCCCAGCAGAACAGGACAGCCTCTCTGGCTCTGCCTTACCCGCAAAACTGGGcaggcccccacccccaaagcccTCCCTTCTGCCCTTAGGGGTTACTAGGACACGTCAAATGAATGTAAATAAAACTAAAGGAATTTCTTAAAAAGACACATAGAACAACCGGGTGGATAGCACTGCCATCTGATTCTGCCTCCGGGGGCTTCCTCCTTCAGAGTCCAGACTACGGGGGACCCCTCCCTCCCGGGGCTGGCaccccaggcaggccctctgcACCTCCAAAGCCGCACCAGCTTCCCCACCAATCTCCAAGGTCCCCGCCACTTACAACCCTGCCAGGTCTGCCCCGCAGTGAGAAGCACGAGCTCCGAGTCATCGGGGACACTCCGGAAGTAATCTCCAGTCAGCTCCGTGCCATCCTCGTAGAGACACAGGGTGGAGCCAGGAACGGGgagctggggagaaggaggggaggggagagcagggggGGATGCTTACTTCCTGGATCTGCAGCCCTCACAGAGAACCAGAAGGAAGTACTACGCTGTAAAGAATCCCGCTCGAGATGCAGTCTGCACGTACAGAGCACGTCCAAACAAGGGCACCTACTGTAGGTCGCTCTAAGACGGGGAAAGTCATAGAAATACATACACGGTGAAACCGCTTTGCAGGATTCACCACTCGGACCCTTCCAACCGAGCTCCTCCGGGGCACTTTAAAATCCAAGCCTGTTTCCAAAAATGACCCTTGACTGCTTGCATTAAGCCTGTAAACACATCCCCGTCCATGAGGCTCATTGTCTGACAGGTGTCAGGACACATCGCCTACCGCTTGAGTTTCTCCCTGGGCACCAATCAGTTAAGGAGAACATCTTTACTGAGCAGGCCCCACCGCCTCTGTCCACGGAAGTGTGATCAGCACACGGGACTCTTAACTTGCTGAGGTTTAGTCCTCTGTTGCTCGACACCAATcagttttatgaatttttattagcaactcctcccctcccccccaccccacacaggcacacacaaccCCAGCACCGGTCTAAGCCCAGTGGAGGAAATTAATTCAATAAGGGTAAGAACAATGGCTGAAATACCTAGAATAGGCGTGCCAAAGGGCTTTTAGAGGCCTCTGAGCCCAACCCCTCATTTTACACCAGAGGAAACCAGGCAGGGAACGGACTGTGCCCTGGAGCACTTGAGCCTACCAGCACTGGAACCAGGTTCCTGGGTCTCAAGCCGAACCTCACAGTCAGAAGGGGGAAGTTTTCCAGGCCTCTCTACAAAGTCCCCCTGCTCTGACGCGGCCGAGGAGCCAGAGGAGGAGGTTGGGGGCTTCTCCGCAGCACAggaaatgggaattccctggggccCAGATGTCTCCCACACCCCCTGGTTTTGAGGCACAAAAGCAGCACCTCCTATTCTCCCCAAATTTCTCCCAAGCGGGTGGGCTCCTGAGCGCTGGGGCAGAGGCTTCACTCAGGCCATCTGCTGAGATGCGGCACCAGGCACCAGGACCCAGAAGCCGGGAAGGACCCCAATTCCCCCGCCCCACGCCTGCAGCCCCCGCACCCGCAGAGGCTGGGCTGAGGCTTCCGGCGTAGCTAGACCGACCGGGTTTAAACACCGGCCGTTCCTCAGTGGCTATGGCACGGTGCTTAGTCGCTCggtgcttccatttcctcatctttgaaatgggggTGTTAGCGCCCGATTCATAGGGCGACAGCTCACGTAAGGAGCCAGGATGGAGCCCGGGGTCGGGCACATGGCCGTCGGCAGTGGTCAGGCTCAGGCTTTCCGCCCTGGGGATATGGACAGTGCCCCCTCCCAGCGACTGTCAGGACTCGGGGACGCACTGCGGCTCGGTGCAGCCTGAGCTCGGCCAGTCCTGACAGTGCAGGACGACGGGGCAACATCGTCCCAGCTCAAAAAGAGTGCTCTGGGCAGGCTCGATCAGTCACACTCGcctcaccgccccccaccccacccccaccgccacgCGGCCCGGGGCGCCCGTAAGCAGAGGCCCCCAGCCCATCGGCCCCCAGCTCCTCGGTCCGGGGAGCACCTGCAAGCggaggcccccccgcccccctgacGCCGGGGCACCTGCAAGTGGAGGCACCCCTTCCGCAGCACTTCTTCGCAGCTCCTGCCCGCCACCCCAAATTTCTTCTGGTTGTGCAGGGCCCGCAGCTTGAACCTCTTGAGCTTCTGCAGCACCGCAGACATCCTCAGAGCCTCCGGCCCCGCGGGCGGCGCCTACTCGGCGGGCCGCGCCGTGGGTCCGCGCCTGGGGGGTTCCACGGAGGGGAATCAAGGCCCCgcgccgcccccccccaaaaCTACACTACCCAGAAGGCCCGGGAAGCGGCGGCATGACCCTGCCTTGTGCGCAGGCGCTTTTCCCTGAAAACTACATTACCCAGAAGGCCCAGAAAGAGGCGGTGCGAACCCGCCTTGTGCGCAGGCGCGGCGGGGCGGGGTCGCGCACGCGCGGAGGTCCGGGCCGCCGGCCTGGTTGTCATGAGAGCGGCGGCCGCGGCCCGGGCGAGAGGCGTTGGCGGCCGGGGCTGCTCCTCGGCTGCCACCACCGCTGCGGCTTGGGGGTGCCGGCCGGCCTGGGTCGGCGGAGGAGGCGCCTCCTGAGCTCCGCCGAGGCGCAGCGCTGCCGAGGGCCGGCGGAGAGCCCGGGTCGTGCGGACGCCCTGACAGGTACACGAGCGGTCCGAGGGCGTCTGGGCCTCCGTGGGCGAGGCCGGCGCGCTGCGTCACCGCCCCGGGCGGCCGGCGGCGCCTGCGCTTGGTCCCCGCGTTTGGCGGCCGTACGGGCTCAGCGACCCCGACTCTGTGCTGAGCTGGCTCTTCAACCTCGTCTGTTTCGGGGATTCTCAGGGGCACTTTCGCGTCTTGAGATTGCTTGACCAAAAAGCCATTTCAGTGTGTAACATTTAGGTTTTCCTAAGAAGGAAACTGGATACAAGTCTGTCTCCTAGTCTTGTAGCAAGATGTTCGGAAGTTGGTAAAGTGTTTCGATTTAACGTAGAGATTCAGTACCCCGATGCATAGTGAAAAGCAGACTTCGTAGGAGGAACCGCCGAGTTACCTTCTCCCCACGGTCCCAGCTCGTCCCGCGGCGCGGGGGAGAGTGATCGCTGCTGGGGAAGATGCCACCGGCGGTCGTTTTGATGCGAGGACCTCTGTGCACCGGGGCCCCGCACTCAACAGAGCTTTGGTTCTCCCCAAAATGTTAGTGTGATTTTTATAGAGCCCAATACTAGTGTCCTTAGTGACACCCCAAGTATCCTATGGATGTCTTGAAGGTTTACGCAAAGGGGACCCTAGGGTACAAGGCGGAAGGACGTGGCCAAAAAGGAATCCTGTTCGAATTCCCAAACCGAGGTAATAGCGTTGCCTCTGCGGTTCCCAGGCACTTCTCCTGTCTGGTTCCTAAATGCCAGGACTGTGTTTTGGATTTATTGAGGCAGCGTAGGATAGTGGACACGTCCTTTATTCGGATTTAAAGGGCCCCGTTTCTCACTCTTCGGGCCGTAACCGAGGGTGTTGGTCAAGACCAGGCTCTGGAACCTGACCAGCTTTAGAACAAAGCCGGCCTGTGTGGCTTCATAGCCGGATGACGCTGGGCcaggcctctctgtgcctcggtttcct
This genomic stretch from Kogia breviceps isolate mKogBre1 chromosome 1, mKogBre1 haplotype 1, whole genome shotgun sequence harbors:
- the DFFB gene encoding DNA fragmentation factor subunit beta isoform X3: MSAVLQKLKRFKLRALHNQKKFGVAGRSCEEVLRKGCLHLQLPVPGSTLCLYEDGTELTGDYFRSVPDDSELVLLTAGQTWQGCKWRGPWRLAVLQGPAAPLFPSLADASDIRRLLSVFQEPHAELIQAARQLLSDERAPLRQKLLADLLGTVSENIAAETRAEDAPWFEGLESRFRNKSGYLRYSCESRIRSYLREVTSGASLVVTEAREEYLRVVGAMCQKLQAARYNSSYFDRGAKASRRLCTPEGWFSCQGPFDTDGCASRHSINPYSNRESRVLFSTWNLDHVIEKKRTVVPTLAAAVHDAEGREVDWEYFYRLLFTSENLKLVHVACHKKTTHKLHCDPSRIYRARAVPRRKRPARQRP
- the DFFB gene encoding DNA fragmentation factor subunit beta isoform X1, with the translated sequence MSAVLQKLKRFKLRALHNQKKFGVAGRSCEEVLRKGCLHLQLPVPGSTLCLYEDGTELTGDYFRSVPDDSELVLLTAGQTWQGYASDIRRLLSVFQEPHAELIQAARQLLSDERAPLRQKLLADLLGTVSENIAAETRAEDAPWFEGLESRFRNKSGYLRYSCESRIRSYLREVTSGASLVVTEAREEYLRVVGAMCQKLQAARYNSSYFDRGAKASRRLCTPEGWFSCQGPFDTDGCASRHSINPYSNRESRVLFSTWNLDHVIEKKRTVVPTLAAAVHDAEGREVDWEYFYRLLFTSENLKLVHVACHKKTTHKLHCDPSRIYRARAVPRRKRPARQRP